In Bacteroidota bacterium, a genomic segment contains:
- a CDS encoding penicillin-binding protein activator LpoB, with product MKKIAKLSILLVFILSATSCTVKRNVARVSPDQQIDLSGRWNDTDSKLAAQALVDQVLGERWIEDFRQQNNGEKPVVIVGLVKNKSHEHIDAETFIKDIEKAIIKSGRVRLVQAGNKREQLRGERADQQNFSSAATAKKWGQELGADFMLQGTINSIVDKYQKEKVTFYQIDLELSNLETNEMVWMGDKKIKKYITN from the coding sequence ATGAAAAAAATTGCAAAACTTAGTATTCTTTTAGTTTTTATTCTTTCAGCAACTTCTTGCACTGTGAAAAGAAATGTTGCACGTGTTTCGCCCGATCAGCAAATTGATTTAAGCGGAAGATGGAACGATACCGATTCAAAACTTGCAGCTCAGGCTTTGGTCGATCAAGTTCTCGGCGAGAGATGGATTGAAGATTTCAGACAACAAAATAATGGCGAAAAACCAGTCGTGATAGTTGGTTTAGTGAAAAATAAAAGCCATGAGCATATCGATGCTGAAACTTTTATTAAAGATATTGAAAAAGCCATAATAAAATCAGGAAGGGTAAGATTGGTTCAGGCAGGCAACAAAAGAGAGCAACTAAGAGGCGAACGAGCCGACCAGCAGAACTTTTCTTCGGCAGCTACAGCTAAAAAATGGGGACAGGAACTTGGAGCTGATTTTATGCTTCAAGGAACTATAAATTCAATAGTTGATAAATATCAAAAAGAAAAAGTTACATTCTATCAGATAGATCTTGAACTCTCAAACTTAGAAACAAACGAAATGGTTTGGATGGGCGACAAAAAAATTAAAAAATATATTACAAATTAA
- the lnt gene encoding apolipoprotein N-acyltransferase, whose amino-acid sequence MKKITLIGLSVLSGVLLSLAWTQWMSGLILLIAFIPLLFVEKYLYENRNKFHSFQMFKYAYLAFFVWNLISTWWIYYSTLFGVISAVLYNSLLMSLVFWIFHIVKCKMGQQYGFFGLIIFWLSFEFIHFNWELSWTWLNLGNGFAKNISLIQWYEYTGVLGGSFWVLISNISIYSLIINLRKRVIDRKVVFQIGLLIMIICVPIVFSQIIFHSYLEKTDSINVVVLQPNVDPYNEKFDGLSSKQQLEILLNLADSLGDENTDYFVAPETALANGMWESQLAKYKAIKTIKEFLKKYPKAKFITGITSYKKYEEGEKLSTTVRQSKGFDGYYDVFNTAIQLDSSEIIQKYHKSKLVPGVEKMPLPHIFKFIEKLALDLGGTTGSLGKQADRGTFYSVNDKTIIAPVICYESIFGEFVNGYIKNKANFIFVVTNDGWWGNTPGHRQHLTYSQLRAIETRRSIARSANTGISCFINQKGEVFQPTDYWVRTAIKGTINSNNTITYYVENGNFIGRIAAFFSVLILLIFLVDVFIRKKNNSVNSL is encoded by the coding sequence TTGAAGAAAATTACATTAATTGGACTTTCCGTTTTAAGCGGTGTATTGTTAAGCCTTGCATGGACACAGTGGATGAGTGGTTTAATACTTCTAATAGCATTTATTCCACTGCTATTTGTTGAAAAGTATTTATACGAAAATAGAAACAAATTCCATTCATTTCAAATGTTCAAATATGCGTATCTGGCATTTTTTGTTTGGAATTTGATTTCTACCTGGTGGATTTATTATTCGACACTTTTTGGAGTAATTTCTGCCGTTCTTTACAATTCGCTATTAATGTCGCTCGTGTTTTGGATTTTTCATATCGTGAAATGCAAAATGGGGCAACAATATGGTTTTTTTGGTTTGATAATTTTTTGGCTGTCATTTGAATTCATACATTTCAACTGGGAACTTTCATGGACTTGGTTAAACCTTGGAAACGGTTTTGCAAAAAATATCTCTTTAATCCAATGGTACGAATATACCGGTGTTCTGGGCGGAAGTTTTTGGGTTCTTATTTCAAATATTTCGATTTATAGTTTGATAATAAATCTTCGAAAAAGAGTAATAGATAGAAAAGTAGTTTTTCAAATTGGATTATTAATAATGATTATTTGTGTTCCAATTGTTTTTTCTCAGATTATTTTTCATAGCTATTTAGAAAAGACAGATTCAATAAATGTTGTTGTTCTTCAACCAAATGTTGATCCTTACAACGAAAAATTCGATGGCTTAAGCTCGAAACAACAATTGGAAATTTTGCTTAATCTTGCCGATTCACTTGGAGATGAAAACACCGATTATTTTGTAGCTCCGGAAACTGCTTTGGCAAATGGAATGTGGGAAAGTCAGTTGGCAAAGTACAAAGCTATTAAAACAATCAAGGAGTTTTTGAAAAAATATCCTAAGGCAAAATTTATTACAGGAATCACTTCCTATAAAAAATATGAAGAAGGAGAAAAATTATCAACAACCGTGAGACAATCGAAAGGATTTGATGGATATTATGATGTTTTCAATACTGCAATTCAGCTCGATTCATCTGAAATTATTCAAAAATATCATAAATCGAAATTGGTTCCGGGTGTCGAAAAAATGCCACTTCCTCATATTTTTAAGTTTATAGAAAAATTAGCTTTAGATCTGGGTGGAACAACCGGTAGCCTTGGGAAACAAGCCGACAGAGGAACTTTTTATTCAGTGAATGATAAAACAATAATTGCTCCGGTAATTTGCTACGAATCAATTTTTGGAGAGTTTGTAAATGGGTATATAAAAAACAAAGCAAATTTCATTTTTGTAGTAACAAATGATGGTTGGTGGGGCAATACGCCGGGGCACAGGCAGCATTTAACTTATTCGCAGCTTAGAGCAATTGAAACTCGCCGTAGCATTGCACGTTCGGCAAATACCGGAATTTCATGTTTCATAAACCAAAAAGGTGAAGTTTTTCAGCCAACTGACTATTGGGTTAGAACTGCCATAAAAGGAACAATCAACTCGAACAACACTATTACTTATTATGTTGAAAATGGGAATTTCATTGGTCGAATTGCTGCATTTTTTTCTGTTTTGATACTTTTGATATTTTTAGTTGATGTATTTATTCGAAAGAAAAATAATTCAGTTAATAGCTTGTAA